One window from the genome of Pseudomonas fluorescens encodes:
- a CDS encoding YajD family HNH nuclease — MSSSTPPSNTAKLDRILADAQRDREMGYRDKALKMYPHVCGRCAREFSGKRLSELTVHHRDHNHDNNPQDGSNWELLCLYCHDNEHSRYTDQQYFGDGSLSTPKIAKATHNPFAALAGLMKKDE, encoded by the coding sequence ATGAGTTCGTCAACGCCACCGTCCAACACCGCCAAGCTGGACCGCATCCTCGCCGATGCTCAGCGCGACCGGGAGATGGGCTACCGCGACAAAGCCCTGAAAATGTACCCCCATGTCTGTGGCCGCTGCGCCCGTGAGTTTTCCGGCAAGCGCCTGAGCGAACTGACCGTTCATCACCGCGACCACAACCACGACAACAACCCCCAGGACGGTTCCAACTGGGAACTGCTGTGCCTGTACTGCCACGACAACGAACACTCGCGCTACACCGACCAGCAATACTTCGGCGACGGCTCCCTGAGCACCCCGAAAATCGCCAAGGCGACCCACAACCCCTTCGCCGCGCTGGCCGGGTTGATGAAGAAAGACGAGTAA
- a CDS encoding RNA methyltransferase: protein MANKRYSCIGLFNPKSPENVGSVMRAAGCYGVASVFYTGKRYERAADFITDTKKVHYDIPLIGIDDLKKILPLGCVPVAVELVEGARPLPEYTHPDRALYIFGPEDGSLDKDIRDWCEDVVYIPTTGCMNLAATVNVVLYDRMAKGNNTRSGPQFR, encoded by the coding sequence GTGGCCAACAAACGCTATAGCTGCATCGGTCTGTTCAACCCCAAGTCACCGGAAAACGTCGGTTCGGTCATGCGTGCCGCCGGCTGCTACGGCGTGGCGTCGGTGTTCTACACCGGCAAGCGCTATGAGCGCGCCGCCGACTTCATCACCGACACCAAGAAAGTCCACTACGACATCCCACTGATCGGTATCGACGACCTGAAGAAAATCCTGCCACTGGGCTGTGTGCCAGTGGCTGTGGAACTGGTGGAAGGCGCTCGCCCCCTGCCCGAATACACCCACCCGGACCGGGCGCTGTACATCTTCGGCCCGGAGGACGGTTCGCTGGACAAGGACATCCGCGACTGGTGCGAGGACGTGGTGTACATCCCCACCACCGGTTGCATGAACCTGGCCGCCACCGTCAACGTCGTGCTGTACGACCGCATGGCCAAAGGCAACAACACCCGTTCGGGGCCGCAATTCCGCTGA
- a CDS encoding S9 family peptidase, which produces MSLSAHVSNAPIARRDAGVDPYAWLQERDTDAVLDYLKAENSYQEAQLADQAELRETLFQEIKGRILETDLSLPSPWGPYLYYTRTTAGDEYPRHYRCPRPADDSLSVDESHEQLLLDPNALAGGEFFALGAFSISPDHQRLAYSLDTTGDEIYTLFVKELSNDKISELSFDNCDGSMTWANDSLTLFFGELDDTHRPHKLWRYRLDGTAAEEVFHEPDGRFFLHCYRSSSEKQLILSLGSKTTSEVWVLDAAQPQQPFTCLAPRLENHEYDVDHGLLDGQWTWLIRSNRDGINFALYQAADTGVAPTEADWQNLIPHSDTVMIDGLSLNARAMTLSLREGGLPIIEVHPQDLPAYRVQLPDAAYSLHVQNSLEFVSDRIRLRYEALNRPAQIRQLDLASGEQVVLKQTPVLGPFDADAYVSQRLWATAPDGTQVPISLVVKREALGRPVPLYLYGYGAYGESLDPWFSHARLSLLDRGVAFAIAHVRGGGELGEAWYRAGKQEHKHNTFGDFIACAEHLIANGFTTAEQLAISGGSAGGLLIGAVLNQRPELFKVAIAEVPFVDVLNTMLDPDLPLTVTEYDEWGNPEEPDVYDRIRAYAPYENVRAQAYPALLVIAGYNDSRVQYWEAAKWVAKLRATKTDDNPLLLKTELGAGHGGMSGRYQGLRDVALEYAFVLKVLGLG; this is translated from the coding sequence ATGTCCCTATCTGCCCACGTTTCCAACGCCCCGATTGCCCGCAGGGACGCCGGTGTTGACCCGTACGCCTGGCTGCAGGAGCGCGACACCGACGCCGTGCTCGACTACCTCAAGGCGGAAAACAGCTATCAGGAGGCGCAACTCGCCGATCAGGCCGAACTGCGCGAAACCCTGTTCCAGGAAATCAAGGGCCGGATCCTCGAGACCGACCTGTCACTGCCCTCGCCCTGGGGCCCGTACCTGTATTACACCCGCACCACGGCCGGTGACGAATACCCGCGCCACTACCGCTGCCCACGCCCGGCCGACGACAGCCTGAGCGTGGACGAAAGCCACGAACAACTGCTGCTGGACCCGAACGCGCTGGCCGGCGGTGAATTCTTTGCCCTGGGCGCCTTCAGCATCAGCCCCGACCACCAGCGCCTGGCCTACAGCCTGGATACCACGGGCGACGAGATCTACACCCTGTTCGTGAAGGAATTGTCCAACGACAAGATCAGTGAACTGTCCTTCGACAATTGCGACGGCAGCATGACCTGGGCCAACGACAGCCTGACGCTGTTTTTTGGTGAACTGGACGACACCCACCGCCCCCACAAACTCTGGCGCTATCGCCTGGACGGCACCGCCGCCGAAGAAGTGTTCCATGAGCCGGACGGGCGGTTCTTCCTGCATTGCTATCGTTCGAGCTCGGAAAAGCAACTGATCCTGTCCCTGGGCAGCAAGACCACCAGCGAAGTCTGGGTACTGGACGCCGCGCAACCGCAACAACCCTTCACCTGCCTGGCGCCACGCCTGGAAAACCACGAATACGACGTCGACCACGGCCTGCTCGATGGCCAATGGACCTGGTTGATCCGCAGCAACCGCGACGGGATCAACTTCGCCCTGTACCAGGCCGCCGACACCGGCGTGGCGCCGACCGAGGCCGACTGGCAGAACCTGATCCCCCACAGCGATACGGTGATGATCGACGGCCTGAGCCTGAACGCCAGGGCCATGACCTTGAGCCTGCGTGAGGGCGGCCTGCCGATCATCGAGGTACATCCCCAGGACTTGCCGGCGTATCGGGTGCAGTTGCCGGACGCGGCCTACAGCCTGCATGTGCAGAACAGCCTGGAATTCGTCAGCGACCGCATCCGCCTGCGCTACGAGGCCCTGAACCGGCCGGCACAGATCCGTCAGTTGGACCTGGCCAGCGGCGAACAGGTCGTACTCAAGCAGACCCCGGTGCTGGGCCCGTTCGATGCCGATGCCTACGTCAGCCAACGGCTGTGGGCGACGGCGCCAGACGGCACCCAGGTGCCCATCAGCCTGGTGGTCAAGCGCGAGGCCCTCGGCCGGCCGGTGCCGCTGTACCTGTACGGCTACGGCGCTTACGGCGAAAGCCTCGACCCATGGTTTTCCCATGCGCGGCTGAGCCTGCTCGACCGCGGCGTGGCGTTTGCCATCGCCCATGTGCGGGGCGGAGGCGAGCTGGGGGAAGCCTGGTATCGCGCCGGTAAACAGGAACACAAGCACAACACGTTCGGCGATTTCATCGCCTGTGCCGAACATTTGATCGCCAACGGCTTCACCACCGCCGAACAACTGGCGATCAGCGGCGGCAGCGCCGGTGGCCTGCTGATCGGCGCAGTGCTCAACCAACGCCCGGAGCTGTTCAAGGTTGCGATTGCCGAGGTGCCGTTCGTCGATGTGCTCAACACCATGCTCGACCCGGACCTGCCGCTGACCGTCACCGAATACGACGAATGGGGCAATCCTGAGGAGCCGGACGTTTATGATCGGATCCGGGCCTACGCCCCGTACGAAAACGTCCGCGCCCAGGCGTACCCGGCGCTGCTGGTGATCGCCGGTTACAACGACAGTCGCGTGCAGTACTGGGAAGCGGCCAAGTGGGTGGCGAAATTGCGCGCCACCAAGACCGACGACAACCCCCTGCTGCTCAAGACCGAACTGGGCGCCGGCCACGGCGGAATGAGCGGGCGTTACCAGGGATTGCGTGACGTAGCGCTCGAATATGCATTTGTCTTGAAGGTTTTGGGGTTGGGTTGA
- a CDS encoding spermidine synthase, producing the protein MKRFVLLDTTPIPDNGGALCLFEYGEDFVIKIQGGDGGQLMNTRMHGSEDALAEIPCRKVAGRPGSRVLIGGLGMGFTLASALKHLGKTAEVVVAELVPGVVEWNRGPLGEKAGRPLADPRTVIRMEDVAKVLQAEPQGFDAIMLDVDNGPEGLTQKANSWLYSAGGLAACAKALRPKGVLAVWSASADRQFSDKLKKAGFKAEEVQVFAHGNKGTRHTIWIAEKLKG; encoded by the coding sequence ATGAAACGTTTCGTTCTGCTCGACACCACACCCATCCCTGATAACGGCGGTGCCCTGTGCCTGTTCGAGTACGGCGAAGACTTCGTCATCAAGATCCAGGGCGGCGACGGCGGGCAGTTGATGAACACCCGCATGCACGGTTCCGAAGACGCCTTGGCAGAGATTCCTTGCCGCAAGGTCGCCGGTCGTCCTGGCTCGCGCGTGCTGATCGGCGGCCTCGGCATGGGCTTCACCCTCGCCTCGGCCCTCAAGCACCTGGGCAAGACCGCCGAAGTGGTGGTGGCCGAACTGGTGCCCGGGGTAGTGGAGTGGAACCGTGGCCCCTTGGGTGAAAAAGCCGGGCGACCGCTGGCAGACCCGCGCACGGTGATCCGCATGGAAGACGTGGCCAAGGTGCTGCAAGCCGAGCCCCAAGGGTTCGACGCGATCATGCTGGACGTCGACAACGGCCCGGAAGGCCTGACCCAGAAAGCCAACAGTTGGCTGTATTCGGCCGGTGGCCTGGCCGCCTGCGCCAAGGCCTTGCGGCCCAAGGGCGTATTGGCGGTGTGGTCGGCCAGCGCTGACCGGCAGTTTTCCGACAAGCTGAAGAAAGCCGGCTTCAAGGCCGAAGAAGTGCAAGTGTTCGCCCACGGCAACAAAGGCACCCGCCACACCATCTGGATTGCCGAGAAACTCAAGGGCTAA
- a CDS encoding MFS transporter, which yields MSAPDTLGVPQPQARSGPFDWYRNINQQERRTFWSCKIGYALDGMDTQMLSFVVPTLIAMWGITTGQAGLIHTSTLIASAIGGWVAGILSDRIGRVRTLQLTVLWFAFFTFLCGFAQNYEQLLIARTLMGFGFGGEWTAGAVLMGEVIRAKDRGKAVGMVQSGWALGWGMTAILYALLFSVLPPEDAWRALFILGIVPAVFVIFVRRLVKDPEVYNQTKARLTPENPAKFYEIFAPGILFTTLRASLLTTGALGGYYAITSWLPTFLKNERGLSVLSTGGYLAMVIVGSYVGYVISAYLSDILGRKKNFVLYAVGSFTIVLLYTQVPVSNNVMLWLGFPLGFFASGMFSGMGSFLTELFPTRIRGSGQGFCYNIGRAVAALFPLLIGILSQKVPLSVGIGAFAAVSYGVVILAALSLPETQGKQLEAE from the coding sequence ATGAGTGCACCCGACACGCTCGGCGTCCCCCAACCCCAGGCCCGTTCTGGCCCGTTCGATTGGTATCGCAACATCAACCAGCAGGAACGTCGCACATTCTGGAGCTGCAAGATCGGCTACGCCCTGGACGGCATGGACACCCAGATGCTCAGTTTCGTGGTACCGACCCTGATCGCGATGTGGGGCATCACCACCGGCCAGGCAGGCCTGATCCACACCAGCACCTTGATCGCCTCGGCCATTGGCGGCTGGGTGGCGGGCATTCTCTCCGACCGGATCGGTCGGGTGCGCACCCTGCAACTGACGGTGCTGTGGTTTGCGTTCTTCACTTTCCTGTGCGGCTTTGCCCAGAACTACGAACAACTGCTGATCGCTCGCACATTGATGGGTTTCGGCTTTGGTGGCGAGTGGACTGCCGGTGCGGTGTTGATGGGCGAGGTGATCCGTGCCAAGGACCGCGGCAAGGCGGTGGGCATGGTGCAATCGGGCTGGGCGCTGGGCTGGGGCATGACGGCGATCCTGTATGCGCTGCTGTTCTCGGTGCTGCCGCCGGAAGACGCCTGGCGCGCACTGTTCATCCTCGGCATCGTACCGGCAGTGTTCGTGATTTTCGTCCGCCGACTGGTCAAGGATCCGGAAGTCTATAACCAGACCAAGGCCCGGCTGACGCCGGAAAACCCAGCGAAGTTCTACGAAATTTTTGCCCCCGGCATTCTCTTCACCACTCTTCGCGCCTCGCTGCTGACCACCGGTGCCCTGGGCGGTTACTACGCCATCACGTCCTGGCTGCCGACGTTCCTGAAAAATGAGCGTGGCCTGAGTGTATTGAGCACCGGCGGCTACCTGGCGATGGTGATCGTGGGTTCCTACGTGGGCTATGTCATCAGTGCGTACCTGTCGGACATCCTGGGGCGCAAAAAGAACTTCGTCCTGTACGCCGTCGGCTCCTTCACCATCGTCCTGCTGTATACCCAGGTGCCGGTGAGCAATAACGTGATGCTCTGGCTGGGCTTCCCCTTGGGGTTCTTCGCGTCGGGCATGTTCAGCGGCATGGGCTCGTTCCTCACCGAACTGTTTCCTACGCGCATTCGTGGTTCGGGCCAAGGCTTCTGCTACAACATTGGCCGGGCGGTGGCGGCATTGTTCCCGCTGTTGATCGGTATTCTGAGCCAGAAGGTGCCGCTGAGCGTGGGTATCGGGGCGTTCGCTGCGGTGTCCTATGGCGTGGTGATCCTGGCGGCCCTGAGCCTGCCGGAAACCCAAGGCAAGCAGTTGGAAGCCGAGTAA
- a CDS encoding 5-oxoprolinase subunit PxpA: MNRLLLNCDIGESFGSWTMGLDAEVMPFIDCANIACGFHAGDPSIMRKTVSLALSHGVRIGAHPAYQDLAGFGRRSMAYGAQELQDLLHYQIGALDGICRAQGGQVSYVKPHGAMYNDMMANPAQLRAVIQAVAAYDRQLPLMLMATRDNSAAQALGDEYGLTLWFEVFADRAYDSAGRLVSRQAPGAVHHDPEVIIGQALTIARGDALTASDGSALHLKANTLCVHGDNASSVAAVQRIREALDRQRAP, from the coding sequence GTGAACCGCCTGCTATTGAACTGCGACATTGGCGAAAGCTTCGGCAGCTGGACCATGGGTCTGGACGCCGAGGTGATGCCCTTCATCGATTGCGCCAACATCGCCTGCGGCTTCCACGCCGGCGACCCGAGCATCATGCGCAAGACCGTCAGCCTGGCCCTGAGCCATGGCGTGCGGATCGGCGCGCACCCGGCCTATCAAGACCTGGCGGGCTTCGGCCGCCGTTCCATGGCCTATGGTGCCCAGGAATTGCAGGACTTGCTGCATTACCAGATCGGCGCCCTCGACGGCATCTGCCGGGCCCAGGGCGGGCAGGTCAGCTACGTCAAACCCCACGGCGCGATGTACAACGACATGATGGCCAACCCGGCGCAACTGCGCGCGGTGATCCAGGCTGTCGCCGCCTATGATCGGCAACTGCCGCTGATGCTCATGGCGACCCGGGACAACAGCGCCGCCCAGGCCTTGGGCGACGAGTATGGCCTGACCCTGTGGTTCGAAGTCTTTGCCGATCGCGCCTACGACAGTGCCGGCCGCCTGGTTTCGCGGCAAGCGCCGGGCGCGGTGCACCACGATCCCGAGGTCATCATCGGGCAGGCCCTGACCATTGCCCGCGGCGATGCGTTGACCGCCAGTGATGGCAGCGCCTTGCACCTGAAGGCCAATACCTTGTGCGTGCACGGTGACAACGCCAGCTCCGTGGCGGCCGTGCAACGCATCCGCGAAGCCCTGGACCGGCAGCGTGCGCCATGA
- a CDS encoding class II glutamine amidotransferase produces the protein MCELLGMSANVPTDIVFSFTGLMQRGGKTGPHRDGWGIAFYEGRGLRLFQDPAASSESEVANLVQRYPIKSEVVIGHIRQANVGKVCLSNTHPFVRELWGRNWCFAHNGQLADFQPGVSFYRPVGDTDSEAAFCDLLNRVRQAFPEPVEVEQLLPSLIEACTEYRSKGVFNCLLSDGDWLFCYCSTKLAQITRRAPFGPARLKDVDVIVDFQAETTPNDVVTVIATEPLTENETWTRYEPGQWSLWRRGECVSHGRTE, from the coding sequence ATGTGTGAGTTACTGGGCATGAGCGCCAATGTGCCGACCGACATCGTGTTCAGCTTCACCGGGCTGATGCAGCGCGGTGGCAAGACCGGGCCGCACCGGGACGGGTGGGGCATCGCCTTCTATGAAGGTCGTGGCCTGCGCCTGTTCCAGGACCCGGCCGCCAGCAGCGAATCGGAGGTGGCGAATCTGGTGCAACGCTATCCGATCAAGAGCGAAGTGGTAATCGGGCATATTCGCCAGGCCAATGTCGGCAAAGTCTGCCTGTCCAACACCCACCCGTTCGTGCGTGAGCTGTGGGGCCGCAACTGGTGTTTTGCCCACAACGGCCAGTTGGCCGATTTCCAACCGGGCGTGAGTTTCTACCGCCCGGTGGGCGACACTGACAGCGAAGCGGCCTTCTGCGATTTGCTCAACCGCGTGCGCCAGGCTTTCCCGGAGCCGGTGGAGGTAGAACAGCTGCTGCCGTCGTTGATCGAGGCCTGCACCGAATACCGCAGCAAAGGCGTGTTCAACTGCCTGCTCAGCGATGGCGACTGGCTGTTCTGCTATTGCTCGACCAAACTGGCCCAGATCACCCGTCGCGCGCCGTTCGGCCCGGCGCGGCTCAAGGACGTGGATGTGATTGTCGATTTCCAGGCGGAAACCACGCCCAACGACGTGGTCACGGTGATCGCCACCGAGCCCTTGACCGAAAACGAAACCTGGACCCGCTACGAACCGGGCCAATGGAGCCTGTGGCGACGCGGCGAATGCGTCAGCCACGGCCGGACCGAATAA
- a CDS encoding cyclic nucleotide-binding domain-containing protein encodes MSEPTLLNKEIRDWLMDCGLFDQLLPVDFAAASGYFSISAIAEGEAIFHEGDAGSFMCIIHTGQVAVQKTGPDGQPVTIATLRSGRAFGEMAVLDGERRSASCIAASDCQLLNLGKDSLEKMLNDAPKIAAKIIRALAVSLSKRLRMADGQLLSQQV; translated from the coding sequence ATGTCAGAACCGACCTTACTGAACAAAGAAATCCGCGACTGGCTGATGGACTGCGGCCTGTTCGACCAGTTGCTGCCCGTCGACTTCGCCGCGGCGTCGGGCTATTTCAGCATCAGCGCCATCGCCGAGGGCGAAGCGATTTTCCACGAGGGCGATGCCGGCAGCTTCATGTGCATCATCCACACCGGCCAGGTGGCCGTGCAGAAAACCGGTCCCGACGGCCAACCCGTGACCATCGCCACGCTGCGCAGCGGTCGGGCCTTCGGTGAAATGGCCGTGCTCGACGGCGAACGGCGCTCGGCCAGTTGCATCGCCGCCAGCGATTGCCAGTTGCTGAACCTGGGCAAGGACTCCCTGGAAAAAATGCTCAACGACGCCCCCAAGATCGCCGCCAAGATCATCCGCGCCCTCGCCGTCTCCCTGTCCAAGCGCCTGCGCATGGCCGACGGGCAGTTGTTGTCGCAGCAGGTCTGA
- a CDS encoding YgaP family membrane protein encodes MSDNNPFEPIESTPFQSRPPQNVHGWERIGSLAGGVLMMGKGLRRGGVIGLAQLAIGGLALARGITGHCSAKSLLEKNRQNLHSARTRIEEAGEELSRLKANAEAATGTATVTGNDSLVSPKVGL; translated from the coding sequence ATGAGCGATAACAATCCGTTCGAGCCCATCGAGAGCACCCCTTTCCAATCCCGTCCGCCACAAAACGTGCACGGCTGGGAACGCATTGGCTCGCTGGCCGGCGGTGTGCTGATGATGGGCAAGGGCTTGCGTCGTGGCGGGGTGATCGGCCTGGCTCAACTGGCGATCGGCGGCCTGGCGCTGGCGCGAGGGATCACCGGGCATTGCTCGGCCAAGAGCCTGCTGGAGAAGAATCGCCAGAATCTGCACAGCGCCCGCACCCGTATCGAGGAGGCCGGTGAAGAACTGAGTCGTTTGAAGGCCAATGCCGAGGCGGCGACTGGCACGGCTACGGTGACCGGGAATGATTCACTGGTTTCGCCGAAGGTTGGGCTCTGA
- a CDS encoding DUF2937 family protein yields MLLSYLRLVLFAVGLLVGVQVPGFINDYAKRVEAHLIEAQTGLQGFQGTANQFFKGDMQALVAHYRASEDPIFRSDADSLNTLLVRQQALDKQFQAMQGPWYIRLLQVALAADPDIRKETWNGYSYQILLTPEAMIWGISGAMLLSFGLECLFRLIDWVVLGGKRLRQSRPIEERDLRGL; encoded by the coding sequence ATGTTGCTCAGTTATCTACGGCTGGTGTTGTTCGCGGTGGGCCTGTTGGTTGGGGTCCAGGTGCCGGGCTTCATCAATGATTACGCCAAGCGGGTCGAGGCTCACCTGATCGAGGCGCAGACCGGCCTGCAAGGTTTCCAGGGCACCGCCAACCAGTTCTTCAAGGGCGACATGCAGGCCCTGGTGGCCCATTACCGCGCCAGCGAAGACCCGATCTTTCGCAGCGATGCCGACAGCCTGAACACCTTGCTCGTGCGCCAACAGGCCCTGGACAAGCAATTCCAGGCCATGCAGGGCCCGTGGTACATCCGCCTGCTGCAAGTGGCCCTGGCCGCCGATCCGGACATCCGCAAGGAAACCTGGAACGGCTACAGCTACCAGATCCTGCTGACCCCCGAAGCCATGATCTGGGGCATCAGCGGCGCGATGTTGCTGTCGTTCGGCCTGGAATGCCTGTTCCGCCTGATCGACTGGGTGGTGTTGGGCGGCAAGCGCTTGCGTCAGAGCCGGCCGATTGAAGAGCGGGATTTGCGGGGGTTGTAG